In the genome of Kwoniella dendrophila CBS 6074 chromosome 5, complete sequence, the window atgataaagaatcACTTGAAGTTGCAGGTAAGTTGTACCATGTGCGAATCTAAAGTGTGTGCGTAAAAGCAACTAACTGtatctttttccttttcatgTAAATAGTTCAATGTATCGCAGAATCATTTGGTGTAGATCCAGAttcagaaaatgataaaaaacAATATTCAATTGAACCTGCATCATTATTAAATATTTTAGATGTATTCTTAAAGacaaaagctaaatcttcagcttctacttctacttctaccccatccacatcaacatcagcttcttcttctaataaaaCAGAAACATCTACCGCAAAAAAAGATAGTTATAAtccatctgaagaagataaatcacaagcagaacaattaaaaacaaaaggaaatcaattgatgtcatcaaaattatatgATTCAGCAATTGAAAAATATACTGAAGCAATtaaattatatgaaaatcCAATTTATTATTCAAATAGAGCTGCTGCATGGGGTGGTTTAAATAAACATGatcaagctataaaagatgctgaaaaagctttagatttagatcCAAATTTCTCAAAAGCTTATTCTAGACTTGGGTAAgtttatatctatatccatctttttcttttatctcATCTCTTTACCTCACcttgctttttttttttcctcttttACTAATGTTATTCAATTATTCATGCTCACACATTATACAGTCACGCACATTTCTCATCGGGCAATTACGAACAAGCTGTTCAAGCatatgaagatggtttaaaGATTGATTCaggaaatcaaaatatgaaAACAGCTTTAGCAACtgctaaatcaaaattctctgaatcatcatcctcaaatTCAGTAGCTGATAGagaaccaccttcaggtgGAGctggaggtgcaggtggtatGCCAGATTTAAGTTCTTTAGCTTCTATGttcggtggtggtgcaggaggtgcaggtggtggtggtgcaggtggtatGCCTGATTTAGCTAGTATGATGAGAAATCCTCAAATGATGGCTATGTAAGTTTGACGTTCTCGTTTTTAACTACTATCTTTCTAAGGAGGGGTCATCCCATATACATTTTTCAACGTATTTGGATATATAAGGAATAGAagctaatttgattgaatcgATCGAATCATTGATAACACACAGGGCACAACAAATGATGGCTAATGGTggattagaaagattaatgCAAAATCCTGCTTTGAGAGGTATGGCTGAAAACATGcaaaatggtggtggtatgcCTGATATGAGTCAATTAGCTAATGATCCTAGTTTAAGAGATTTGTGAGTTATTACCTTGGTAGTAATGTTTTTGAGAGAAAAACATTAGGTAGTTGCGACTGACGTTATTCTCATACATAGGGCTCAACAATTCATGGGTGGTCAAGGAGGTCAAGGAAGAGGTCAATAATCGCCTTCTGTCACTCCCAATGATCTGGATTGTTCTATTATGTagaatgcatatatatatgtaggATTTATGCAACAGATGCGttatatctaaatcatgATTTAACACAAAATAGTTTAAGACTTATGTGATACGGCCAATCTGCATCGTgatttaaaatcaaataccGTCAAGTTACAAAATGTTCTTGACAACTCAGCAGAGCGGTTTACTTCACTGATCaattgatatgattgaagGACGTTGGTCATGAGTATCTGCGACAGGCTGCAAAGTAGACAAAACAATGCATTTTATGTGGATATAATCGAAGGGTATGTTCGTTGGTGACGTGACTTCGTTATGTCGCACCACACACGGCTTCCCCTGGTACGGCTGTATTGAGAATAAGAGCTACAATGAGACCGTATAAACCCTATAGCGATTTATTTTATCAGATCCTGGTGATCAAAAAGCGAAAAATCATGTCCATGATGATAAGATATACTCACGATGACCTCGGCGAAAATGAGAATTAATACCATTGAGACGAATACTCTTGATTCGTATAAATATGCGCGGACACACTATCAAGAAATGAGCATCAGCTCTTGTATTCGTTGACACATTTGTAGTACGTGAAAGTTTCTTACAGCATCTCCGACAATACCAATAGCATACCCAGCAGCTAAACCTGTAAATCCACAAGCTAAGATGAGGTTCCGtttatatcagcttctgctTCCCCTACTACCTATTAAAACTGTTCATATTTGCCTCGATGACATACCTAGACCAGCAGCGAGATGAACGAAACCAGCAAATAACGAGTATGGCTCGGTTGGCGATACTACGTAGCATAGATTA includes:
- a CDS encoding V-type proton ATPase proteolipid subunit 2, producing MSELCPPWAPFFGFAGVASAMIFSTVGAAYGTSKAGIGIAGLGTFRPDLIMKSLIPVVMSGIIAVYGLVVSVLIAGNISPTEPYSLFAGFVHLAAGLACGFTGLAAGYAIGIVGDACVRAYLYESRVFVSMVLILIFAEVIGLYGLIVALILNTAVPGEAVCGAT